In Carassius gibelio isolate Cgi1373 ecotype wild population from Czech Republic chromosome B13, carGib1.2-hapl.c, whole genome shotgun sequence, one genomic interval encodes:
- the LOC127970409 gene encoding uncharacterized protein LOC127970409, whose amino-acid sequence MSSAMCEKRDFTVPSLDLHSLLSVKVKIRQEGLLDSLLKTSLDFSIKALEAFPASKRHNVSLTLEGECHLVCITAGTPVLSCMVHLGTNGPKLLQRINPESRLTTSSLAESHFAGHHCCDELESCFEQATKALANINPSDLDHMELKITCGELHLTYSTHQPLHTLHIQPRRRVFLGKTLSLEKILETKTHLEKSGEMKKDLLTCFQFMLQHSNQYKEDNTQIILHGNGEMLEFVTGRKDNHTTKYFIFTDAQNKAYSQRVLVMGI is encoded by the exons ATGTCCTCCGCTATGTGTGAGAA GAGAGATTTCACGGTACCTTCTCTTGATCTGCACTCACTCCTGTCAGTAAAGGTGAAAATCCGTCAGGAAGGATTGCTGGACTCACTACTGAAAACCAGTCTTGACTTCTCTATAAAAGCCCTGGAGGCCTTTCCTGCTTCCAAGCGGCATAATGTCTCTCTAACACTGGAAGGAGAGTGCCACCTGGTGTGTATCACTGCCGGAACACCTGTCCTGTCCTGCATGGTACATCTGGGCACAAACGGTCCAAAGCTCCTTCAAAGGATCAATCCAGAATCTCGACTCACGACCTCCAGCCTGGCAGAGAGCCATTTTGCTGGACATCACTGTTGTGATGAGTTGGAAAGCTGCTTCGAGCAAGCTACAAAAGCCCTGGCTAACATTAACCCATCAGATCTGGATCACATGGAGCTCAAGATCACCTGTGGAGAGCTGCACCTCACGTACAGTACCCATCAGCCCCTGCACACCCTCCACATCCAGCCACGCCGTAGAGTTTTCTTGGGCAAAACGCTGTCACTAGAGAAGATCCTAGAGACAAAGACCCACCTGGAGAAAAGCGGTGAGATGAAGAAAGACCTGCTCACGTGTTTTCAGTTCATGCTGCAGCATTCTAACCAGTATAAAGAGGATAATACACAGATAATTCTCCATGGTAATGGGGAGATGCTGGAGTTTGTCACTGGAAGAAAAGATAACCATACAACCAAGTACTTCATCTTCACCGATGCCCAGAACAAAGCTTACAGCCAGCGGGTGCTAGTTATGGGAATATGA